A single region of the bacterium genome encodes:
- the ychF gene encoding redox-regulated ATPase YchF, which produces MKVGIIGLPKVGKTTVFNALTGAGAAEFFKGDSKLNLAQVKVPDPRLSRLGLIYAPKQVVSAEIEFIDIALPKGTWLEDPEVISHFRQVDALLEVIRLFPDQTISPPEGGINPARDIRKIDDELALADLAIIERRITALNHQKGKKKSAQDEIEEQLLKRCQEALDAEQPIKMMNLNDEEEKLTRGFQFLTAKSLIIAANIAEEALNLTDYPLLNDLRTYTGGKGYPLIVLGGKIEAEVRELPEEERTEFLKALGIKEPAIDNLIRTVYSALGLISFFTIGKKEVKAWTVRTGTPAVKAAGKIHSDMERGFIRAEVISYEDLISCGSKATAKSKGLLRLEGKEYQIRDGDVVEFRFNV; this is translated from the coding sequence ATGAAAGTTGGTATTATCGGCCTACCCAAAGTGGGTAAGACCACGGTCTTTAACGCCCTTACCGGAGCGGGTGCCGCCGAATTCTTCAAGGGAGATTCTAAGCTTAACCTGGCCCAGGTAAAGGTTCCTGATCCACGGCTTAGCCGCTTAGGTCTAATATATGCTCCCAAACAGGTGGTTTCGGCTGAAATCGAATTCATAGACATAGCTCTACCCAAAGGGACATGGCTGGAAGACCCTGAAGTCATTTCTCATTTTCGTCAGGTAGATGCCCTGTTGGAAGTTATTCGTTTGTTCCCTGATCAGACCATCTCTCCTCCTGAAGGTGGAATAAATCCGGCCAGGGATATCCGAAAAATAGACGATGAACTCGCCCTGGCTGACTTAGCTATAATTGAGCGCCGAATAACTGCCCTTAATCACCAAAAGGGAAAAAAGAAAAGCGCTCAAGATGAAATAGAGGAACAGCTCCTTAAAAGATGTCAGGAGGCTCTGGACGCCGAGCAACCGATAAAAATGATGAATTTGAATGATGAAGAGGAAAAACTCACCAGGGGCTTCCAGTTTCTGACGGCTAAATCGCTTATTATCGCCGCTAACATAGCGGAAGAGGCACTAAATCTAACCGACTATCCCTTACTCAATGATCTAAGGACTTACACCGGGGGTAAGGGCTATCCGCTCATTGTCTTAGGAGGTAAGATCGAGGCTGAAGTGAGGGAACTGCCTGAAGAAGAAAGAACCGAATTTCTGAAGGCCTTGGGCATCAAAGAGCCGGCCATAGATAACCTTATCCGGACGGTCTATAGTGCCCTGGGACTTATATCTTTTTTTACCATTGGGAAAAAGGAGGTTAAAGCTTGGACGGTCAGAACCGGTACACCGGCGGTCAAGGCCGCCGGTAAGATCCACTCTGATATGGAGCGAGGCTTTATCCGGGCCGAAGTAATATCTTATGAAGATCTAATAAGTTGCGGCTCGAAAGCTACTGCTAAATCAAAAGGTTTGCTTCGCCTTGAGGGCAAGGAGTATCAAATCAGGGATGGAGATGTAGTTGAGTTTCGATTTAATGTCTAA
- the nusA gene encoding transcription termination factor NusA, translated as MKGEFQEALTQLEKGKGISREVLVKAIEDALSSAYKKNYGKASNIVARLDKQTGEAQIFSVKKVVEKVSDPKSQITLEDARKKKKGDINLEDTLEIELTPKDFGRIAAQTAKQVIIQRIKEAERGLVFETYKDKVGSLVSGTIQRISQRNIFVDLGKTEAILLPREQLPKERYRVGDRLKAYLLEVKNSSKGPQLTLSRTYPEMVRKLFEMEVPEIYEGIVEIKAVSREPGARSKIAVYSKEKGVDAVGACVGMRGMRVQAIIKELGGEKIDITQYSDDPVTFITNALNPAQISQVILDESKKTATVIVPDNQLSLAIGKEGQNVRLAAKLTNWRIDIKKETELAEKESAAKAKAAEKLFSKPEPVKDILDIPGVGEVMKNRLSESGIHSLEDVVRVGKEGLLEVPGIGKATATKIFEAAKAMLEG; from the coding sequence TTGAAGGGAGAATTTCAGGAGGCATTGACCCAACTGGAAAAAGGAAAAGGTATTTCCCGTGAAGTTTTGGTTAAGGCTATCGAGGATGCCTTATCTTCCGCTTATAAAAAGAATTACGGTAAAGCTTCCAATATCGTTGCCCGCCTTGATAAGCAAACTGGTGAGGCCCAGATTTTTTCGGTTAAAAAAGTAGTGGAAAAGGTCTCTGATCCCAAGAGTCAGATTACCCTTGAAGATGCCCGGAAGAAAAAAAAGGGTGATATTAACCTGGAGGATACCCTTGAGATAGAATTAACGCCTAAAGACTTTGGTAGAATCGCGGCTCAAACGGCCAAGCAGGTTATCATTCAGCGAATCAAAGAAGCGGAAAGAGGGCTTGTTTTTGAAACCTATAAAGATAAGGTAGGCAGCCTGGTTAGTGGAACTATTCAAAGGATCAGCCAAAGAAATATCTTCGTCGATTTAGGGAAAACAGAAGCTATCTTACTGCCCAGAGAGCAACTGCCTAAAGAGAGATACCGGGTGGGTGACCGCCTGAAGGCCTATCTGCTCGAGGTAAAAAATAGCTCTAAAGGGCCTCAACTTACGCTTTCCAGAACCTATCCGGAGATGGTTCGCAAGTTGTTTGAAATGGAGGTTCCAGAAATATATGAAGGGATCGTGGAAATAAAAGCTGTTTCCCGAGAGCCTGGGGCTAGATCAAAGATCGCTGTTTACTCCAAGGAAAAAGGGGTCGATGCGGTAGGGGCGTGTGTAGGCATGCGCGGCATGCGGGTTCAGGCGATAATTAAGGAGCTGGGGGGGGAAAAGATTGATATTACCCAATACAGTGATGATCCGGTTACCTTTATTACCAACGCCTTGAATCCAGCTCAAATTAGTCAGGTTATTCTTGATGAATCTAAAAAGACGGCCACGGTGATTGTGCCTGACAATCAACTCTCGCTGGCTATTGGTAAAGAAGGACAGAATGTCCGATTGGCGGCCAAGTTGACTAATTGGCGAATTGATATTAAAAAAGAGACGGAACTGGCTGAGAAGGAATCTGCGGCTAAGGCCAAAGCAGCCGAAAAGTTGTTCAGTAAGCCTGAACCAGTAAAAGATATTTTAGATATTCCCGGCGTGGGAGAGGTTATGAAAAATCGCCTTTCCGAGTCGGGAATTCATAGTCTGGAAGATGTAGTCAGAGTCGGTAAAGAGGGTCTTCTGGAAGTGCCGGGTATAGGAAAAGCTACGGCCACTAAAATTTTTGAAGCAGCTAAGGCTATGTTGGAGGGATGA